In the genome of Tripterygium wilfordii isolate XIE 37 chromosome 19, ASM1340144v1, whole genome shotgun sequence, one region contains:
- the LOC119985863 gene encoding transcription initiation factor TFIID subunit 6-like, with product MSIVQKETIEVIAQSIGISNLSPDVALALAPDVEYRVREIMQEAIKCMRHSRRTTLTADDVDSALNLRNVEPIYGFASGDNLRFKRAAGHKDLFYVDDKDVEFTDVMEAPLPKAPLDTSIAVHWLAIDGVQPLIPENAPVEALSDGKISEYKEDGGLPVDVKLPVKHVLSRELQLYFDKITELTVKRPDSVVFKQALVSLATDSGLHPLVPYFTCFIADEVTRNLSNFPRLFALMRVARSLLLNPHIHIEPYLHQLMPSIITCLVAKWLGNRISDNHWELRNFAANLVASICKRFGHVYHNLQSRVTKTLLHALLDATKSLPQHYGAIQGLAALGPSVVRPLILPNLEPYLQLLEPEMLLERQKNEMKRHEAWRVYGALIYAAGLCISDRLKTLPNLLSPPPRAIWKSKGRVVTVMPNKRKASTDNLVQQPPLKKIASEGAMGVVPMNTEPVNIQGATGGFPTTVGGSAIGISTTTRQLPNDSRSGREAGGRLPRTSTVLSQAWKDDFEAGPLLASLFELFGESMFAFTPKPELSFFL from the exons ATGAGTATAGTACAGAAGGAGACAATAGAGGTGATCGCACAGAGCATTGGAATTTCCAATTTGTCGCCTGATGTCGCTCTCGCTCTTGCTCCCGATGTCGAATATCGAGTCCGGGAGATCATGCAG GAGGCGATTAAATGCATGCGTCATTCACGGCGGACGACCTTGACGGCTGACGATGTTGATAGTGCACtcaacttacgaaatgtggag CCGATCTATGGTTTTGCTTCTGGAGATAATCTGAGGTTCAAGAGAGCAGCTGGGCATAAGGATCTGTTCTACGTTGATGACAAGGATGTGGAATTTACAGAT GTGATGGAAGCACCTTTACCGAAAGCTCCCTTAGATACATCAATTGCTGTTCACTGGCTGGCAATTGATGGGGTTCAACCTCTGATTCCAGAAAATGCTCCAGTAGAAG CACTCTCTGATGGGAAGATATCCGAATACAAGGAAGATGGTGGACTCCCTGTGGATGTCAAATTACCTGTTAAGCATGTACTCTCTAGGGAACTTCAG ctttattttgacaaaatcacGGAGCTCACTGTGAAGAGGCCCGACTCTGTCGTCTTTAAGCAAGCATTGGTGAGCTTGGCAACTGATTCAGGATTACATCCTTTGGTTCCTTATTTCACATGTTTCATTGCTGATGAG GTTACACGAAATTTAAGTAATTTTCCTCGCCTGTTTGCTTTGATGCGTGTTGCTCGAAGCCTTCTTCTAAATCCACATATACACATTGAACCTTAT CTACATCAATTGATGCCATCCATTATTACCTGCCTTGTTGCAAAATGGTTGGGAAATAGGATTTCTGACAATCACTGGGAGCTTCGAAACTTTGCGGCGAACCTGGTTGCTTCAATATGCAAAAG ATTTGGGCATGTTTATCACAATCTCCAGTCACGTGTGACAAAGACTCTGCTTCATGCATTGTTGGATGCAACAAAATCATTACCTCAACATTATGGTGCAATTCAAGGACTAGCTGCTCTTGGACCTAGTGTG GTGCGTCCTCTAATACTACCAAATCTTGAGCCATACTTGCAACTTCTTGAACCAGAAATGCTGCTGGAAAGAcaaaagaatgaaatgaagaggCATGAGGCTTGGCGTGTTTATGGGGCTTTAATA TACGCAGCTGGTTTATGCATTTCGGATAGGCTCAAAACGCTTCCTAATTTACTGTCTCCACCGCCTCGTGCAATCTGGAAGAGCAAAGGAAGAGTCGTAACAGTGATGCCAA ATAAACGTAAAGCAAGCACGGACAACTTAGTGCAGCAACCACCACTCAAGAAGATAGCAAGTGAAGGAGCAATGGGCGTGGTGCCTATGAACACCGAGCCTGTTAATATTCAAGGGGCAACAGGTGGATTTCCCACCACTGTAGGGGGTTCGGCGATTGGTATATCAACAACCACCCGTCAGTTACCAAATGATAGCCGGTCTGGAAGGGAGGCTGGTGGTCGACTTCCAAGGACATCCACTGTTCTTTCTCAGGCATGGAAGGACGACTTCGAAGCAGGgcctttattggcatctttgtttGAACTTTTTGGAGAAAGCATGTTTGCTTTTACTCCTAAGCCCGAGTTGTCGTTCTTTTTGTGA
- the LOC119985152 gene encoding syntaxin-51-like isoform X2 produces the protein MAASSDSWMKEYNEAVKLADDINSMISERSSMPGTGPETQRHASAIRRKITILGTRLDSLQSLLSRPTGKPLTEKEMNRRKDMVANMRSKVNQMASALNMSNFANRDSLLGPEIKSADAMSRTNGLDNYGVVGLQRQIMKEQDEGLEKLEQTVTSTKHIALAVNEELDLHTRLIDDLDEHVDVTDSHLRRVQKTLAVLNKRTKGGCSCMSMLLAVVGIVILVVAIYLLVKYL, from the exons ATGGCTGCTTCGTCAGACTCATGGATGAAGGAGTACAATGAGGCTGTAAAGCTTGCAGATGATATCAATAGCATGATATCGGAGCGTAGTTCTATGCCTGGAACTGGGCCGGAGACCCAGCGCCATGCGTCAGCAATAAGGAGGAAAATTACAATATTGGGTACAAGGCTTGATAGCTTACAGAGCCTTTTGTCAAGGCCCACTGGCAAGCCCTT AACAGAGAAAGAGATGAATCGTCGCAAGGATATGGTTGCAAATATGAGGTCGAAAGTGAACCAAATGGCTTCCGCGTTGAACATGTCAAACTTTGCCAACAGAGACAGTTTGCTCGGCCCAGAAATAAAGTCAGCCGATGCTATGAGCAGAACAAATGGTTTGGATAACTATGGCGTAGTTGGTCTGCAACGACAGATAATGAAAG AACAAGATGAGGGCCTTGAGAAGTTGGAGCAAACAGTGACAAGCACGAAGCACATTGCTTTGGCAGTCAATGAAGAGCTTGACCTTCATACCCGACTAATT GATGACTTGGATGAACATGTGGATGTTACAGACTCTCATTTGCGG CGAGTGCAGAAGACTCTGGCAGTTCTGAATAAGCGCACCAAAGGTGGTTGCTCCTGCATGTCTATGCTGCTGGCAGTTGTGGGGATCGTCATTCTAGTTGTTGCTATTTATCTACTTGTCAAATACTTGTAA
- the LOC119985152 gene encoding syntaxin-51-like isoform X1, with amino-acid sequence MSKMAASSDSWMKEYNEAVKLADDINSMISERSSMPGTGPETQRHASAIRRKITILGTRLDSLQSLLSRPTGKPLTEKEMNRRKDMVANMRSKVNQMASALNMSNFANRDSLLGPEIKSADAMSRTNGLDNYGVVGLQRQIMKEQDEGLEKLEQTVTSTKHIALAVNEELDLHTRLIDDLDEHVDVTDSHLRRVQKTLAVLNKRTKGGCSCMSMLLAVVGIVILVVAIYLLVKYL; translated from the exons AT GTCGAAAATGGCTGCTTCGTCAGACTCATGGATGAAGGAGTACAATGAGGCTGTAAAGCTTGCAGATGATATCAATAGCATGATATCGGAGCGTAGTTCTATGCCTGGAACTGGGCCGGAGACCCAGCGCCATGCGTCAGCAATAAGGAGGAAAATTACAATATTGGGTACAAGGCTTGATAGCTTACAGAGCCTTTTGTCAAGGCCCACTGGCAAGCCCTT AACAGAGAAAGAGATGAATCGTCGCAAGGATATGGTTGCAAATATGAGGTCGAAAGTGAACCAAATGGCTTCCGCGTTGAACATGTCAAACTTTGCCAACAGAGACAGTTTGCTCGGCCCAGAAATAAAGTCAGCCGATGCTATGAGCAGAACAAATGGTTTGGATAACTATGGCGTAGTTGGTCTGCAACGACAGATAATGAAAG AACAAGATGAGGGCCTTGAGAAGTTGGAGCAAACAGTGACAAGCACGAAGCACATTGCTTTGGCAGTCAATGAAGAGCTTGACCTTCATACCCGACTAATT GATGACTTGGATGAACATGTGGATGTTACAGACTCTCATTTGCGG CGAGTGCAGAAGACTCTGGCAGTTCTGAATAAGCGCACCAAAGGTGGTTGCTCCTGCATGTCTATGCTGCTGGCAGTTGTGGGGATCGTCATTCTAGTTGTTGCTATTTATCTACTTGTCAAATACTTGTAA
- the LOC119986129 gene encoding uncharacterized protein LOC119986129, whose protein sequence is MASTPPWSDLHIDLLSLVFEKYGDDFEYLSSCASVCLSWRSAISKLSQRLLPKTPFLLLVTDDDHQDKGSQVSLVNIKTLKTPKIRVNPGLQGRWIRSCCHGWLLTIARALPHEINLLNPITGARIRLPSAGNQFNPSEGLTVVTSRNPLDSKSMVLGIYSSNQELVVCKPGDRTWTRIKHSSPKNLFFRSAIFYKGEFYVFSDPCIGHYDSIGRIRCDLNNSVHDLFMEELIRMPPPSPTAKLLFRYQPTDLHSAFVYIFGYLVELMDDLLIVLKYKQSNPQDKSRRFEVYRLKWEGEKEWVPVKSLGNNGIYLNRPSSTSVSIGEENSRECRANCIYFVERRDQWIDRGVYDMETKITQWSPLSNFVSLF, encoded by the exons ATGGCTTCAACACCACCTTGGTCTGATCTCCACATAGATCTACTCTCTCtagtttttgaaaaatatgGAGATGATTTTGAATATCTATCATCTTGTGCAAGTGTTTGCCTTTCATGGCGCTCGGCCATCAGCAAATTGTCCCAACGTCTTCTACCCAAAACACCATTCCTACTATTAGTCACTGATGATGATCACCAAGACAAAGGCAGTCAAGTCTCACTTGTTAacatcaaaaccctaaaaacccccAAAATTCGAGTTAATCCAGGGCTACAAGGAAGATGGATTCGTAGTTGCTGTCATGGTTGGCTGCTGACGATTGCTCGTGCTTTGCCACATGAAATTAATCTCCTGAACCCCATCACCGGAGCACGGATTAGGCTTCCATCGGCAGGGAACCAGTTCAATCCAAGTGAGGGATTGACGGTAGTCACCTCGCGGAACCCCTTAGATTCTAAGAGCATGGTTTTAGGCATATACTCATCGAACCAAGAATTAGTCGTTTGCAAACCAGGTGACCGAACTTGGACTAGAATCAAGCATTCTTCTCCAAAGAACTTGTTTTTTCGCAGCGCGATATTCTACAAGGGTGAGTTTTATGTATTCAGTGATCCGTGTATTGGACATTATGATTCTATCGGTCGTATACGCTGTGACCTGAATAATTCAGTTCATGATCTCTTCATGGAGGAATTGATACGGATGCCTCCTCCTTCTCCTACGGCGAAGTTGTTATTTCGTTACCAGCCTACTGACTTACACTCTGCATTTGTATACATTTTCGGCTACTTGGTTGAATTGATGGATGATTTGTTAATAGTGTTGAAATATAAGCAATCGAATCCACAAGACAAAAGTAGAAGATTTGAGGTATATAGATTGAAGTGGGAGGGTGAGAAGGAATGGGTTCCAGTGAAAAGTTTAGGCAACAATGGCATTTACCTTAATCGTCCATCTTCCACATCTGTCTCGATTGGGGAGGAGAATAGTAGAGAATGCAGAGCAAATTGTATCTACTTTGTTGAAAGGCGAGACCAATGGATCGATCGTGGTGTCTATGACATGGAAACGAAGATTACTCAATGGTCTCCACTCTCAA ATTTTGTTTCCTTGTTTTGA
- the LOC119985414 gene encoding 65-kDa microtubule-associated protein 1-like isoform X2 — translation MAVTSAQNTLLGETTCGSLLQKLQEIWDEVGESDEERDKMLLQIEQECLDVYKNKVERATKSRAQLLQALSDAKLELSKLLSALGEKSFVGITSGTIKEELAAIAPALEQLWKQKEERVKAFSDAQYQIQKICGEIAGSLNISENPAVEESNLSLKKLDEYHSQLQELQKEKSDRLHKVLEFVSTVHDLCAVLGMDFYSTITDVHPSLNDSTGVSISNETLSRLAKTVSGLKEEKKQRLHKLQELATQLIDLWNLMDTPIDERRLFDHVTCNVSTSIDEVTVAGAVALDLIEQAEVEVERFDQLKASRMKEIAFKRQGELEEIFAHAHIEIDPEAARETIMELIDSAGVEPAELLADMDNQISKAKEEALSRKDILDKVEKWMSACEEESWLEDYNRDENRYNGSRGAHLNLKRAEKGRILVNKIPAMVETMVAKTRAWEEERGLQFAYDGVPLLAMLDEYAMLRQEREEEKRRMRDQKKYNELQNTEQEASLSSRPSPARPVGTKKVVGPRTNGGANGTPGRRLSLNAHQNGSRSTTKDGKRDNRPVAPVNYVKEDAASHVCSTDPVPTSP, via the exons ATGGCAGTGACAAGTGCTCAAAACACTCTTCTTGGAGAAACCACTTGTGGTTCACTCCTGCAAAAACTTCAG GAAATCTGGGATGAGGTTGGTGAGAGTGATGAGGAACGGGACAAGATGCTTCTTCAAATAGAGCAGGAGTGCTTGGATGTCTATAAGAACAAGGTTGAGCGGGCTACTAAGTCAAGGGCACAGCTCCTTCAGGCCCTTTCAGATGCCAAACTTGAGCTTTCCAAACTTTTATCGGCCCTTGGAGAGAAAAGTTTTGTTGGAATT ACTTCAGGGACAATCAAAGAAGAACTAGCAGCTATAGCACCAGCACTTGAACAGCTTTGGAAGCAGAAGGAAGAAAGAGTGAAAGCGTTTTCAGATGCGCAGTATCAGATCCAAAAAATATGTGGAGAAATTGCTGGAAGCTTGAACATAAGTGAGAACCCTGCAGTAGAAGAGTCTAACTTGTCCTTGAAGAAGTTGGATGAGTATCATTCCCAGCTTCAGGAACTTCAAAAGGAAAAG AGTGATAGGTTGCACAAGGTGCTCGAATTTGTAAGCACTGTGCATGATCTTTGTGCTGTGCTTGGGATGGACTTCTACAGCACTATAACTGATGTTCACCCAAGCTTAAATGACTCTACCGGTGTAAGCATTAGCAATGAGACACTATCTAGGTTGGCTAAGACAGTCTCAGGgttaaaagaagagaagaagcagAGGCTTCACAAG CTTCAAGAGTTAGCAACTCAGTTAATTGATCTGTGGAATCTGATGGATACCCCCATTGATGAAAGGAGACTTTTTGACCATGTAACATGTAACGTATCCACCTCAATTGATGAAGTAACAGTCGCTGGGGCTGTAGCACTGGATCTGATTGAGCAG GCTGAGGTCGAAGTTGAAAGATTTGATCAACTCAAGGCCAGCAGGATGAAGGAAATTGCTTTCAAAAGGCAAGGTGAACTTGAAGAGATATTTGCCCATGCTCACATTGAAATAGATCCAGAGGCTGCTCGAGAAACGATTATGGAACTAATTGATTCTGCGGGTGTCGAGCCTGCTGAGTTACTTGCTGACATGGATAATCAGATATCAAAGGCAAAAGAAGAAGCTCTTAGCAGAAAAGATattttggacaaagttgagAAATGGATGTCAGCCTGTGAAGAAGAGAGTTGGCTTGAAGACTATAATAGG GATGAAAACAGGTACAATGGTAGTAGAGGTGCACATCTAAATCTCAAGCGTGCAGAGAAAGGTCGTATTCTGGTGAATAAAATTCCAG CTATGGTTGAAACCATGGTTGCCAAAACACGGGCTTGGGAAGAAGAACGAGGGCTACAGTTTGCTTACGATGGTGTTCCTCTCCTCGCCATGTTAGATGAATATGCCATGCTCAGgcaggaaagagaagaagagaagcggAGGATGAGG GATCAAAAGAAGTACAATGAGCTGCAAAACACGGAACAAGAAGCGAGTCTCAGTTCACGACCTAGTCCTGCAAGACCAGTTGGCACCAAGAAGGTAGTGGGCCCTCGTACGAATGGTGGTGCCAATGGAACTCCCGGCAGACGCCTATCACTGAATGCTCATCAAAACGGAAGCAGGTCCACAACCAAAGATGGGAAGAGAGATAACAGGCCAGTTGCTCCTGTCAACTACGTGAAAGAGGATGCTGCATCCCATGTTTGCAGTACTGACCCTGTTCCTACATCGCCATGA
- the LOC119985414 gene encoding 65-kDa microtubule-associated protein 1-like isoform X1 encodes MAVTSAQNTLLGETTCGSLLQKLQEIWDEVGESDEERDKMLLQIEQECLDVYKNKVERATKSRAQLLQALSDAKLELSKLLSALGEKSFVGIPEKTSGTIKEELAAIAPALEQLWKQKEERVKAFSDAQYQIQKICGEIAGSLNISENPAVEESNLSLKKLDEYHSQLQELQKEKSDRLHKVLEFVSTVHDLCAVLGMDFYSTITDVHPSLNDSTGVSISNETLSRLAKTVSGLKEEKKQRLHKLQELATQLIDLWNLMDTPIDERRLFDHVTCNVSTSIDEVTVAGAVALDLIEQAEVEVERFDQLKASRMKEIAFKRQGELEEIFAHAHIEIDPEAARETIMELIDSAGVEPAELLADMDNQISKAKEEALSRKDILDKVEKWMSACEEESWLEDYNRDENRYNGSRGAHLNLKRAEKGRILVNKIPAMVETMVAKTRAWEEERGLQFAYDGVPLLAMLDEYAMLRQEREEEKRRMRDQKKYNELQNTEQEASLSSRPSPARPVGTKKVVGPRTNGGANGTPGRRLSLNAHQNGSRSTTKDGKRDNRPVAPVNYVKEDAASHVCSTDPVPTSP; translated from the exons ATGGCAGTGACAAGTGCTCAAAACACTCTTCTTGGAGAAACCACTTGTGGTTCACTCCTGCAAAAACTTCAG GAAATCTGGGATGAGGTTGGTGAGAGTGATGAGGAACGGGACAAGATGCTTCTTCAAATAGAGCAGGAGTGCTTGGATGTCTATAAGAACAAGGTTGAGCGGGCTACTAAGTCAAGGGCACAGCTCCTTCAGGCCCTTTCAGATGCCAAACTTGAGCTTTCCAAACTTTTATCGGCCCTTGGAGAGAAAAGTTTTGTTGGAATT CCTGAGAAGACTTCAGGGACAATCAAAGAAGAACTAGCAGCTATAGCACCAGCACTTGAACAGCTTTGGAAGCAGAAGGAAGAAAGAGTGAAAGCGTTTTCAGATGCGCAGTATCAGATCCAAAAAATATGTGGAGAAATTGCTGGAAGCTTGAACATAAGTGAGAACCCTGCAGTAGAAGAGTCTAACTTGTCCTTGAAGAAGTTGGATGAGTATCATTCCCAGCTTCAGGAACTTCAAAAGGAAAAG AGTGATAGGTTGCACAAGGTGCTCGAATTTGTAAGCACTGTGCATGATCTTTGTGCTGTGCTTGGGATGGACTTCTACAGCACTATAACTGATGTTCACCCAAGCTTAAATGACTCTACCGGTGTAAGCATTAGCAATGAGACACTATCTAGGTTGGCTAAGACAGTCTCAGGgttaaaagaagagaagaagcagAGGCTTCACAAG CTTCAAGAGTTAGCAACTCAGTTAATTGATCTGTGGAATCTGATGGATACCCCCATTGATGAAAGGAGACTTTTTGACCATGTAACATGTAACGTATCCACCTCAATTGATGAAGTAACAGTCGCTGGGGCTGTAGCACTGGATCTGATTGAGCAG GCTGAGGTCGAAGTTGAAAGATTTGATCAACTCAAGGCCAGCAGGATGAAGGAAATTGCTTTCAAAAGGCAAGGTGAACTTGAAGAGATATTTGCCCATGCTCACATTGAAATAGATCCAGAGGCTGCTCGAGAAACGATTATGGAACTAATTGATTCTGCGGGTGTCGAGCCTGCTGAGTTACTTGCTGACATGGATAATCAGATATCAAAGGCAAAAGAAGAAGCTCTTAGCAGAAAAGATattttggacaaagttgagAAATGGATGTCAGCCTGTGAAGAAGAGAGTTGGCTTGAAGACTATAATAGG GATGAAAACAGGTACAATGGTAGTAGAGGTGCACATCTAAATCTCAAGCGTGCAGAGAAAGGTCGTATTCTGGTGAATAAAATTCCAG CTATGGTTGAAACCATGGTTGCCAAAACACGGGCTTGGGAAGAAGAACGAGGGCTACAGTTTGCTTACGATGGTGTTCCTCTCCTCGCCATGTTAGATGAATATGCCATGCTCAGgcaggaaagagaagaagagaagcggAGGATGAGG GATCAAAAGAAGTACAATGAGCTGCAAAACACGGAACAAGAAGCGAGTCTCAGTTCACGACCTAGTCCTGCAAGACCAGTTGGCACCAAGAAGGTAGTGGGCCCTCGTACGAATGGTGGTGCCAATGGAACTCCCGGCAGACGCCTATCACTGAATGCTCATCAAAACGGAAGCAGGTCCACAACCAAAGATGGGAAGAGAGATAACAGGCCAGTTGCTCCTGTCAACTACGTGAAAGAGGATGCTGCATCCCATGTTTGCAGTACTGACCCTGTTCCTACATCGCCATGA
- the LOC119985166 gene encoding protein HOMOLOG OF MAMMALIAN LYST-INTERACTING PROTEIN 5-like yields the protein MAMAGENEPAKLLLPYLQRADELQKHEPLVAYYCRLFGMEKGLRIPQSERTKTTNALLVSLMNQLEKDKKSLKLSPEDSLHLEGFALNVFAKADKQDHAGRADMNTAKTFYAASIFFEILSQFGPVQPDVSVSIILFVSILEYSGYRI from the exons ATGGCCATGGCGGGTGAGAACGAACCGGCGAAGCTTCTTTTACCGTATTTGCAGCGAGCGGATGAATTGCAGAAGCACGAACCTCTCGTCGCTTATTACT gTCGATTGTTTGGCATGGAAAAAGGGTTGAGGATTCCCCAGAGCGAGCGAACCAAGACCACCAATGCGCTTCTCGTCTCTCTCATGAATCAGCTTGAAAAG GATAAAAAGTCGCTGAAGTTGTCCCCTGAAGACAGTTTGCACCTGGAGGGATTTGCCCTAAATGTCTTTGCCAAGGCAGACAAGCAAGATCATGCAGGGCGAGCAGATAT GAACACTGCAAAAACATTTTATGCTGCAAGCATTTTCTTTGAAATCCTATCCCAGTTTGGCCCAGTCCAGCCTGATGTGAGTGTTTCAATCATCTTATTTGTCTCTATATTAGAGTATTCAGGATATAGAATCTGA
- the LOC119985165 gene encoding indole-3-acetate O-methyltransferase 1-like — protein sequence MAFKGDNVVVPNMKLERMFCMKGGKEQASYANNSQAQAIHARSVLHFLEETLDSVQLNCPEIPFVVADLGCSSGTNTISTVEVIINHMIKRYEALGYEPPEFSAFFSDLPCNDFNTLFQLLPPLANYSTSMEEFLAAKGHRSYFAAGVPGSFHRRLFPARSIDVFHSAFSLHWLSQVPESVLDKRSTAYNKGKVYIHGANESTTSAYKEQFKTDLAGFIRSRSMEMRSGGSMFLVCLGRTSLDPTDQGGAGFLFGTHFQDAWDDLVQEGLIGSEKRDNFNIPLYAPSLQEFKEVLEADATFTINKLEVFKGGSPLVVNQPDDAAEVGRALANSCRTVAGVLVDAHIGDRLSIELFSRVERRATSRAKELLEQLQFFHIVASLSK from the exons ATGGCTTTCAAGGGAGACAATGTTGTTGTTCCTAATATGAAGCTTGAAAGGATGTTTTGCATGAAAGGAGGCAAAGAACAGGCTAGCTATGCCAACAACTCTCAAGCTCAA GCGATACATGCTAGATCGGTGCTTCACTTCCTTGAAGAAACCCTAGACTCAGTGCAACTAAACTGCCCTGAAATTCCCTTTGTGGTGGCTGACCTAGGATGCTCAAGTGGCACCAACACAATCTCCACCGTTGAAGTCATCATCAACCACATGATCAAGCGATACGAGGCCTTGGGATATGAGCCGCCGGAGTTCTCGGCTTTCTTCTCCGACCTCCCTTGCAATGACTTCAACACTCTCTTTCAGCTCCTCCCTCCCCTTGCCAATTATAGCACTAGCATGGAGGAGTTCCTCGCCGCCAAGGGTCACCGGTCTTACTTCGCTGCTGGAGTGCCCGGTTCTTTCCACCGGAGGCTTTTTCCGGCGAGATCCATTGATGTTTTCCACTCTGCATTTTCCTTGCACTGGCTTTCTCAG GTTCCAGAGAGTGTGTTAGACAAGAGATCAACGGCTTACAACAAAGGGAAGGTGTACATCCACGGTGCAAATGAAAGCACAACAAGTGCCTACAAGGAACAGTTCAAGACTGACCTAGCAGGGTTCATTAGATCAAGATCAATGGAGATGAGAAGTGGTGGGTCCATGTTTCTTGTCTGCTTGGGTAGAACTTCACTGGATCCCACGGACCAAGGTGGGGCAGGATTCCTCTTTGGGACCCACTTTCAGGATGCATGGGATGATCTTGTCCAAGAG GGCCTAATTGGTAGTGAAAAACGAGACAACTTCAACATACCTTTGTATGCTCCAAGCCTACAAGAATTCAAGGAGGTGCTTGAAGCTGATGCCACATTCACTATCAACAAGCTTGAGGTATTCAAAGGAGGAAGCCCTCTTGTGGTTAACCAGCCCGACGATGCGGCCGAGGTGGGTCGAGCCCTAGCCAACAGTTGCAGGACCGTGGCCGGGGTCCTAGTCGATGCACACATTGGGGACCGGCTTAGTATCGAGCTGTTTTCGAGGGTGGAACGACGGGCCACCAGCCGCGCAAAAGAGCTACTAGAGCAGTTGCAGTTTTtccacattgttgcttcacTTTCCAAGTAG